The Rubricoccus marinus nucleotide sequence GCGAGGTTGGAGCCCGCGCTCCAGCCCACGTACGGCATCCCGTCCTGCACCCTCTGGCGCACGAGTTCAACCAGTCCCACGCGGTACGTCTCTTTCAGGAGTTGGAACGTGTTGCCACCACCGACGAGAACCGCATCGGCCTCCCCTACCAGTCCCGTCGGGTTTGCCGTCTCGTGCACGCTCACGATCTCGATGCCCAAGCCGTCCAGCGCCTCGCGCACCTTTGCGGCGTAATCGTCCCAGGACACGGTGACGCCCGCGTAGGGGATAAACGCCGCGCGTTTCACGCCGTCTAGCGTCTCCCGAAGCCACGGGAGCGCATGCGTGAGGTAGCCCGCGTCGGAGGAAGAGTTGCTGAGCAGGAGGAGGTTCATTGCGGGACTGGGGACTGGGGACTGGGGACTGGAAGCAAGCCGGCCTCTGGCGAATGCGCAAGCCTCTGGCGCCAGAGGCCCGATCTGCTCCCTACTGGCGCTCACTTGCGCGCTTACATCACACGGTCGGGGTCTGGCGGCGGCGGAACGGTCCCACGGTAGCCGAGAACAGTTTGGAGTGCCTTGATCGCGACCGGGAATTGCTTCTGGACGTACCA carries:
- the pepE gene encoding dipeptidase PepE; amino-acid sequence: MNLLLLSNSSSDAGYLTHALPWLRETLDGVKRAAFIPYAGVTVSWDDYAAKVREALDGLGIEIVSVHETANPTGLVGEADAVLVGGGNTFQLLKETYRVGLVELVRQRVQDGMPYVGWSAGSNLACPTIKTTNDMPVAQPPTFEAFGLVPFQINPHFTDAHPPGHRGETRRQRLAEFVVANPEMPVVGLPEGTALRVASGEMHILGAEHALVFDPTSPEGREISAEEIAALAV